The Thermococcus sp. M39 genome window below encodes:
- a CDS encoding TRAM domain-containing protein has protein sequence MYGDRFGGNRDRFGGVAPVKVGERYTVKIESIGKGGDGIARIKGFVVFVPNTKVGQEVEIVINSVKRKFAFGEVI, from the coding sequence ATGTATGGAGATAGATTTGGCGGAAATAGGGACAGATTTGGCGGAGTAGCTCCAGTTAAGGTTGGAGAAAGATACACTGTTAAAATCGAAAGTATAGGAAAAGGCGGAGACGGGATAGCTAGGATTAAAGGCTTTGTTGTATTTGTACCAAATACCAAAGTCGGTCAGGAAGTTGAGATTGTAATTAACTCTGTCAAGAGAAAGTTCGCTTTTGGAGAAGTTATTTGA
- a CDS encoding tRNA (N(6)-L-threonylcarbamoyladenosine(37)-C(2))-methylthiotransferase: MRVHIETYGCTRNKADAEIMEALLVSAGYEIVDLDSAEYVIVNTCAVKDPTEKHMRKRIKELLDAGKKVIVTGCLPHINIEAIDERVSAILGVKSIDRIVEAIELAERGVKLIDVEQREIDKLELPRVWKSKVVFVVPISEGCLNACTYCATRFARGILKSYSPEKIVRWAKEALAKGYREIQLSSEDTGCYGFDIGTNLAELLDELTSIEGEFRIRVGMMNPNHVIKFLDELIDAYKDEKIYKFLHLPVQSGDNEILRKMGRTYTVEDFEEIVNAFRKEFPELNLNTDIIVGFPGESEEAFQNTVELIKRVKPDKINVSRFSPRPGTLAARMPNQIVGWRVKERSRYLHRLRLAISYEINQKYVGQEVLVLTHGEGKKGGVEGRTMNYKEIILPEAPIGEFVKVKVTKATATYLVGELVTSLL; the protein is encoded by the coding sequence ATGAGAGTTCACATTGAAACTTATGGATGCACAAGGAATAAAGCGGATGCAGAAATCATGGAAGCCCTCTTGGTTAGTGCAGGTTATGAAATAGTTGATTTGGATAGTGCGGAGTATGTAATCGTGAACACTTGTGCTGTGAAAGATCCAACAGAAAAGCACATGAGAAAGAGAATTAAAGAGCTCCTAGATGCTGGCAAAAAGGTTATTGTCACCGGTTGCTTGCCTCATATTAACATTGAAGCAATAGACGAGAGAGTATCAGCAATCTTAGGCGTTAAGAGCATAGATAGGATTGTTGAGGCCATTGAGCTAGCAGAAAGAGGCGTAAAGCTCATTGATGTAGAGCAGAGGGAAATAGACAAGCTTGAGCTTCCAAGAGTGTGGAAGAGCAAAGTAGTTTTTGTTGTGCCAATTAGTGAGGGCTGCTTAAATGCATGCACCTACTGTGCAACACGCTTTGCAAGAGGTATTCTGAAGAGCTATTCCCCAGAGAAAATTGTCAGATGGGCTAAAGAGGCATTGGCTAAAGGCTATAGGGAGATACAGCTTTCAAGCGAAGATACTGGCTGCTATGGTTTTGATATTGGGACAAACTTAGCTGAGCTTTTAGACGAACTCACGTCCATAGAAGGAGAGTTTAGAATTAGAGTCGGCATGATGAACCCAAATCATGTCATAAAGTTCCTCGATGAGCTCATTGATGCCTACAAAGATGAAAAGATTTACAAATTCTTGCATTTGCCAGTTCAGAGTGGGGATAATGAAATTCTAAGGAAAATGGGCAGAACATACACAGTTGAAGATTTCGAAGAGATTGTAAATGCCTTTAGGAAAGAGTTTCCAGAGCTGAACTTAAATACGGATATAATTGTTGGGTTCCCTGGAGAAAGCGAAGAGGCTTTCCAGAATACTGTTGAGCTTATAAAGAGAGTCAAGCCAGATAAGATAAACGTTTCAAGATTCTCTCCAAGACCCGGAACTTTAGCGGCAAGAATGCCAAACCAGATAGTTGGGTGGCGTGTTAAAGAGCGCTCCCGCTATCTTCACCGCTTGAGGTTAGCTATAAGCTATGAGATAAACCAGAAGTATGTTGGACAAGAAGTCCTAGTTCTAACACACGGGGAAGGAAAGAAAGGAGGAGTTGAAGGCAGAACGATGAACTACAAGGAGATAATTCTGCCAGAGGCTCCAATTGGAGAATTCGTGAAAGTAAAAGTCACAAAGGCAACTGCAACTTATCTAGTGGGAGAGCTTGTTACATCCCTTCTTTGA
- a CDS encoding DUF2178 domain-containing protein, giving the protein MNELIVNFLIWTVIVVGFTSIWLYLSKKSGDDEKKKALIPAVIVIITMGYIMGWAISEENSTLAFSTLVIGALMLHLYYSSLRKKGYVLEDERILRIGEISARRTLQVFMIGLAFVVIYLSIAQRKNPTLRDAFILAEALLVAVMLLHIAFRAYYSRVM; this is encoded by the coding sequence ATGAACGAGCTGATAGTTAATTTCCTTATCTGGACAGTGATAGTAGTTGGATTCACATCTATTTGGCTGTATCTTTCGAAAAAATCTGGAGATGATGAAAAGAAGAAAGCCCTAATTCCAGCCGTGATTGTAATCATAACGATGGGTTATATAATGGGATGGGCAATCAGCGAGGAAAACTCGACACTTGCATTTTCCACACTCGTAATTGGTGCACTAATGCTTCACCTCTACTACAGCTCCCTAAGGAAGAAAGGATATGTTCTCGAAGACGAAAGAATTCTGAGAATTGGGGAAATCTCAGCAAGGAGAACCCTTCAAGTGTTTATGATTGGATTAGCATTTGTTGTGATATACCTCTCAATAGCCCAGCGGAAAAATCCCACACTTAGGGATGCATTCATTTTGGCTGAAGCTTTGCTTGTAGCTGTGATGCTCCTCCATATAGCGTTCAGAGCATATTATAGCAGGGTGATGTAA
- a CDS encoding helix-turn-helix transcriptional regulator yields MKNHLRELREARGLTQEELAKILGVTRQTIIAIEKGKYDPSLKLAFKIARFFGVKIEDIFIYEGD; encoded by the coding sequence GTGAAGAACCACCTGAGGGAGCTTAGAGAAGCAAGAGGCTTAACTCAGGAGGAGCTGGCGAAAATACTAGGAGTTACAAGGCAGACAATAATAGCGATTGAAAAAGGTAAGTATGATCCCTCCCTAAAGCTGGCTTTTAAAATAGCCCGATTCTTCGGAGTTAAGATCGAGGATATATTCATCTATGAGGGTGATTGA
- a CDS encoding ABC transporter ATP-binding protein produces MTAIKVENLEKDYGKVKALKGISFEVKEGEIFGLIGPNGAGKSTTLKILATLLVPTGGRAEVYGYDVVREAEEVRKLISYLPEEAGAYKNLTGYEYLEFMAKLYSKTGRSVDEMLKLGIEIAGLGERIHDKVATYSKGMTRKLLLARALMVTPKLAILDEPASGLDIVNAYAIRQTIKRFAREEGVTFLISSHNMLEVEFLCDRVALINKGIIIDIGTSKELKEKYNAENLEEVFMKAVGVKL; encoded by the coding sequence ATGACAGCGATAAAAGTTGAAAACCTCGAAAAAGACTATGGGAAAGTTAAAGCCCTAAAGGGGATAAGCTTTGAAGTTAAGGAAGGAGAGATTTTCGGCCTGATTGGACCCAATGGTGCCGGGAAATCGACAACTCTCAAGATTTTAGCTACTCTTTTAGTCCCAACTGGTGGAAGAGCCGAGGTTTATGGGTATGATGTTGTGAGAGAAGCTGAGGAGGTGAGAAAGCTCATCAGCTATCTCCCAGAGGAGGCTGGAGCATACAAAAATCTCACTGGATACGAATATCTAGAGTTTATGGCAAAGCTATACTCAAAGACTGGGAGAAGTGTTGATGAAATGCTGAAGCTTGGCATTGAAATCGCCGGGCTTGGAGAGAGAATTCACGACAAAGTTGCAACTTATTCAAAGGGTATGACAAGAAAGCTTTTGCTTGCGAGAGCTTTAATGGTCACACCAAAGCTCGCTATTCTTGACGAGCCTGCAAGCGGTCTTGATATAGTGAATGCTTATGCAATTAGGCAGACAATCAAAAGATTTGCAAGAGAGGAGGGGGTTACATTCCTAATTTCCAGCCACAACATGCTCGAAGTGGAATTTCTGTGCGATAGAGTGGCTTTGATAAACAAGGGCATTATCATTGATATCGGAACATCAAAAGAACTGAAAGAGAAGTACAACGCTGAGAACCTCGAGGAAGTCTTTATGAAAGCTGTGGGGGTGAAATTATGA
- a CDS encoding ABC transporter permease encodes MSDFFVIVMKELKDLMRNKQIIVGMIIVPLILFPALGKMVSFGISEAKEETKVILVNFDEGKYGDVLISALKAAPNVTVTLIDAQTVQEAIQKAQAENYNVVVIIPEDFSKNIENGEKTYVEVYAVFKGISAGIKESVSEGRINAVLQVLNEELAKLKISEAVNGNPEAILHPIDAKSYSVIQGRIIDVPPSVVSGIIYSQAFSIPLVLFIMISYVSQMAATTMAAEKENKTLETLLTLPVKRITIITGKMVGTAIIALIASIAYMIGLKYYINSFSPENMTQIGINLKDLGLEMTPKGALLFGISLFLSIVFALSLAMLISVFAEDIRSAGTMVSMIMMPLLFPIWILMFKDISTLPPAIKCFLYAIPFSHPVIASRAVLLKQYGIVYAGIAYLLLISGAMLYITAKFFSTEKVLTAKLKWGKKKGTE; translated from the coding sequence ATGAGCGACTTCTTTGTGATAGTCATGAAAGAGCTTAAGGATTTAATGAGGAACAAACAAATTATAGTCGGAATGATAATCGTCCCGCTCATTCTCTTTCCCGCTTTAGGAAAGATGGTAAGCTTTGGAATAAGTGAAGCAAAGGAAGAGACCAAAGTCATCCTCGTCAATTTTGATGAAGGAAAATATGGTGATGTTCTCATAAGCGCCCTTAAAGCTGCTCCAAATGTTACTGTGACTCTCATCGATGCCCAGACAGTGCAAGAAGCAATTCAAAAAGCTCAAGCCGAAAATTATAACGTCGTCGTAATAATTCCAGAGGATTTCTCCAAAAACATTGAAAATGGGGAAAAGACATATGTTGAAGTTTATGCCGTGTTTAAAGGGATAAGTGCAGGAATCAAAGAGAGCGTAAGTGAAGGAAGAATTAACGCTGTTCTACAAGTCCTTAATGAAGAGTTAGCAAAGCTGAAGATAAGCGAGGCAGTGAACGGTAATCCGGAAGCAATTTTACATCCAATAGATGCAAAAAGCTACTCGGTGATTCAAGGAAGAATTATAGATGTTCCTCCCTCAGTCGTCTCTGGAATAATCTACTCCCAAGCATTCTCCATTCCTTTAGTGCTCTTCATAATGATAAGCTATGTTTCTCAGATGGCTGCAACAACAATGGCAGCTGAAAAAGAGAACAAAACACTCGAAACTCTGCTGACCTTACCTGTTAAGAGAATAACAATAATAACCGGCAAAATGGTGGGAACAGCGATAATAGCCCTCATTGCATCAATTGCTTACATGATTGGTCTGAAATATTACATAAACTCTTTTTCCCCCGAAAACATGACTCAAATCGGAATCAACCTAAAAGACCTCGGACTTGAAATGACACCCAAAGGGGCTCTGCTCTTCGGGATTTCACTGTTCCTAAGCATAGTCTTTGCCTTAAGCTTGGCAATGCTCATTTCAGTGTTTGCAGAGGACATAAGGAGTGCAGGAACAATGGTCAGCATGATTATGATGCCTCTCCTCTTCCCAATCTGGATTTTGATGTTCAAAGATATCTCAACTCTGCCACCAGCAATAAAGTGCTTCCTTTATGCAATTCCCTTCAGTCATCCAGTAATAGCTTCAAGAGCCGTTCTTTTGAAGCAGTATGGAATAGTTTACGCTGGAATAGCTTATCTTCTCCTCATCAGCGGAGCAATGCTCTACATAACTGCAAAGTTCTTCTCAACAGAAAAAGTGCTTACAGCAAAGCTGAAGTGGGGAAAGAAGAAAGGAACCGAGTAG
- a CDS encoding RNA-binding domain-containing protein, producing the protein MFEEVEVEAYVYPTEDIEKVKKAMLNLVPGLEFEAFDKGDYIILVGKTKNKKALQRLYELFRGQAILDTARAFLEDGYFGEEIIIKVHKQVAYAGKVNFNEESPLGPITITIRTKDPQRLMRWLAPRTKDGVPIE; encoded by the coding sequence ATGTTTGAAGAAGTTGAAGTTGAGGCTTACGTTTATCCCACTGAGGATATTGAGAAAGTAAAGAAGGCTATGCTGAATTTAGTCCCTGGTTTGGAGTTTGAGGCATTTGATAAGGGGGACTACATAATTTTAGTTGGGAAAACAAAGAATAAAAAAGCTTTACAAAGGTTGTATGAGCTTTTTAGAGGCCAGGCTATTCTCGACACAGCGAGGGCTTTTCTTGAGGATGGCTACTTTGGTGAGGAAATTATAATCAAAGTCCACAAGCAAGTAGCTTATGCTGGAAAAGTGAACTTTAATGAGGAATCCCCTTTGGGACCAATAACAATTACAATAAGGACTAAAGACCCACAAAGGTTAATGAGATGGCTGGCTCCGAGGACAAAAGATGGAGTTCCGATAGAGTAA
- a CDS encoding ZIP family metal transporter, whose amino-acid sequence MLENFIQSLASYILSASNGNIILIAFYAGLFVALMTSLGSLVAIFAKSLPEWSVEFSLSFAAGVMIVASFTSLILPAIESTNSFAPAGIGIFLGVILISVIDKLIPHEHIVKGYEGPKELRDKLKVVWLIVLAMIIHNLPEGLAVGTSIVYNLETGLVTALAIGIQDFPEGIVVALPLAVLQKKRLQPILIGVLSGVAEMIMTVLGALLFINLNWLLPYGLGLAGGAMLYITVKEMVPEIYKKEENETLITTGFFLGFYVMLFLDSMLG is encoded by the coding sequence ATGCTAGAAAACTTCATTCAAAGTTTGGCAAGCTATATACTCTCAGCATCAAACGGAAACATTATTCTCATTGCCTTCTATGCCGGGTTGTTCGTTGCTTTAATGACCTCTCTCGGCTCTTTAGTTGCAATATTTGCTAAAAGCCTTCCAGAATGGAGCGTTGAATTCAGCCTAAGCTTTGCCGCTGGAGTTATGATTGTTGCGAGCTTTACAAGCTTAATTTTGCCAGCGATAGAATCAACCAACAGCTTTGCTCCAGCTGGGATTGGAATCTTTTTGGGAGTCATATTAATTTCCGTAATAGACAAGCTCATCCCACATGAACATATTGTTAAAGGTTATGAAGGTCCAAAGGAGCTGAGAGATAAGTTAAAAGTGGTCTGGTTAATTGTTCTCGCTATGATAATTCACAACCTTCCAGAAGGACTAGCTGTTGGGACTTCGATAGTTTACAATCTTGAAACCGGACTTGTTACAGCTTTAGCAATAGGGATTCAGGATTTTCCAGAGGGTATTGTTGTTGCCCTTCCTCTAGCAGTGCTCCAGAAGAAAAGGTTGCAGCCAATACTTATTGGAGTTCTGAGTGGAGTTGCTGAAATGATTATGACAGTTCTTGGAGCACTGCTATTTATCAACCTCAACTGGCTTTTGCCCTATGGTCTGGGCTTAGCTGGGGGAGCAATGCTATATATAACAGTTAAAGAAATGGTCCCTGAAATTTACAAAAAAGAGGAAAATGAAACTCTCATAACAACTGGCTTCTTCTTGGGCTTTTACGTGATGCTGTTTCTGGATTCAATGCTTGGATAA
- a CDS encoding dephospho-CoA kinase, producing MIICVVGMPGSGKGEVVRIFSKYGVPHVSMGDIVREEADKRGIPRTPEGMNKVSIQLRQELGDNAVAKLTVPRVKELLKRHKAVIIDGVRSLDEIQTFKDAFPDQEIIIIAVHSSPKKRFERLKRRGRSDDPKTWEDFEARDWKELKFGIGAVIALADYMIVNDNHIDDYRKEIEELAKKLGLSKH from the coding sequence ATGATAATCTGTGTAGTAGGCATGCCTGGTTCTGGTAAAGGTGAAGTTGTGAGGATTTTCTCAAAATATGGCGTTCCTCACGTTTCAATGGGAGATATTGTGAGAGAAGAGGCAGATAAGAGAGGAATTCCAAGAACTCCGGAGGGAATGAACAAAGTAAGCATTCAGCTGAGGCAAGAGCTGGGAGATAATGCTGTTGCAAAGCTGACGGTTCCAAGGGTTAAAGAGCTCTTAAAGAGGCATAAGGCAGTTATTATTGATGGCGTCCGTTCTTTAGATGAAATTCAGACGTTCAAAGATGCTTTTCCAGACCAGGAGATTATAATAATAGCTGTCCATTCTTCCCCGAAGAAGAGATTTGAGCGTTTAAAGCGGAGAGGAAGGAGCGATGACCCAAAAACTTGGGAAGATTTTGAGGCTAGAGACTGGAAGGAGCTTAAATTCGGTATTGGCGCAGTGATAGCGTTGGCTGATTATATGATAGTAAATGACAATCACATTGATGATTACAGAAAAGAAATTGAGGAATTGGCAAAGAAGCTTGGATTATCCAAGCATTGA
- a CDS encoding DEAD/DEAH box helicase, with translation MRVDELSRFGVDERIIRKIKERGISEFYPPQAEALKSGVLNGENLLLAIPTASGKTLVAEIVMLHKLFTEGGKAVYLVPLKALAEEKYREFKTWEDLGVRVAVTTGDYDSSEEWLGRYDIIIATSEKFDSLLRHKSRWIKDVKLIVADEIHLLGSYDRGATLEMILSHMLGKAQILGLSATVGNAEELAEWLNARLVVSDWRPVKLRKGVFAHGQLIWEDGKIDKLPAQWDSLVIDAVKRGKQSLVFVNTRRSAEKEAAMLGKKVRRLLTKPEARRLKELAESLESNPTNDKLKEVLVNGAAFHHAGLGRAERTLIEDAFREGLIKVLTATPTLCMHPDTLVITRYGVKKVSELKRGDFVLTHTGEFKQVIMPLKRQHKGKLLVIKAFGTVPIKITPEHKVFVIKQIRHKSHYSNGRQVIWWEYEGPFWITARELKELIEQNNDPKISYMLLQPIPKLVVTVDKIPLRKPSKVVNQFGVTNRDHPALEKTPEFLPLNFETARLIGLWIAEGSTSKTGAILFDIASYEEDITSFLIQTISKYFPKAKIVVEDKERNRRRIRFCNKRFAEWLRKNIGAHADNKRIPEVILFNGNREVKLGLLKGLIEGDGYVRINARDRSNYITYSTVSPHLAYQLQLLLASLGYVSSVRYFDRKDKRWGRKGLYEVRISGKSYYSLLEELGYPLPKLGNRVYQVNKIWNGYLLLKVRRIEEQEYEGEVFNLEVEDNESYSVGFIVHNSAGVNLPSFRVIIRDTKRYSTFGWSDIPVLEIQQMMGRAGRPKYDKEGEAIIVAKTEKPEELMEKYIFGKPEKLFSMLSNDAAFRSQVLALITNFGVESFRELIQFLEKTFYYYQRKDLEILEGKAKSIVYFLLENEFIDIDLNDRFIALPFGIRTSQLYLDPLTAKKFKDALPQIEENPNPLGIFQLLASTPDMGTLSIKRKEQEDYLDYAYEMESYLYRSIPYWEDYEFQKFLSEVKTAKLLLDWINEVSEAKLIEAYGIDTGDLYRIIELADWLMYSLIELAKVLNARGETIKYLRRLHLRLKHGVREELLELVELPMIGRKRARALYNAGFKTVNDIVKAKPSELLAVEGIGVKVLERIYKHFGVELPLLKNIKDSDKSEEKKSEANPKPKKGTLDYFLK, from the coding sequence ATGCGGGTTGATGAGCTTTCAAGATTTGGTGTGGATGAGAGAATAATCAGGAAAATTAAAGAGCGCGGCATTAGCGAGTTCTATCCTCCCCAAGCTGAGGCTTTGAAAAGTGGTGTTCTCAATGGAGAGAATTTGCTTTTGGCAATTCCAACAGCGAGCGGGAAAACCCTCGTTGCTGAAATTGTGATGCTCCACAAGCTCTTTACTGAAGGGGGGAAGGCGGTATATTTAGTCCCTCTTAAGGCTTTGGCTGAAGAAAAATACAGAGAGTTCAAAACATGGGAGGACTTGGGGGTTAGGGTTGCTGTAACGACTGGAGATTATGACAGCAGTGAAGAATGGCTCGGAAGGTATGACATAATCATAGCAACATCAGAGAAGTTTGACTCCCTTTTGAGGCATAAATCGAGATGGATTAAAGATGTGAAGCTCATCGTTGCGGATGAAATTCACCTCCTCGGGTCTTATGATAGGGGAGCTACTTTAGAGATGATATTATCACATATGCTTGGCAAAGCCCAGATTCTGGGATTGAGCGCAACCGTTGGAAATGCTGAGGAGCTGGCTGAATGGTTAAATGCTAGGCTTGTGGTCAGTGATTGGCGTCCAGTAAAGCTGAGGAAAGGCGTCTTTGCCCACGGTCAGCTGATTTGGGAAGATGGCAAAATTGACAAGCTTCCAGCTCAGTGGGACTCTCTCGTAATTGATGCTGTCAAAAGGGGCAAACAATCTCTGGTTTTTGTGAACACTAGGAGGTCAGCGGAAAAAGAAGCTGCAATGCTTGGCAAGAAAGTTAGGCGGCTTTTAACAAAGCCCGAAGCAAGGAGATTAAAAGAGCTGGCTGAGTCATTGGAGAGCAATCCAACCAATGATAAGCTTAAGGAGGTTTTAGTTAACGGTGCTGCCTTTCATCATGCTGGATTAGGAAGAGCGGAGAGAACTTTGATTGAGGATGCATTTAGGGAAGGATTGATAAAAGTCTTAACTGCGACGCCGACATTATGTATGCACCCAGACACTCTGGTTATAACAAGATATGGCGTAAAAAAGGTTTCTGAACTTAAAAGAGGAGACTTTGTTTTAACTCATACAGGAGAATTTAAGCAAGTTATTATGCCATTGAAGAGGCAACATAAAGGTAAATTGCTTGTGATCAAAGCTTTTGGAACAGTCCCTATAAAAATAACACCCGAACATAAAGTTTTTGTTATAAAGCAGATTCGGCATAAATCTCACTATTCTAATGGTCGTCAAGTAATTTGGTGGGAGTATGAAGGGCCATTTTGGATTACTGCAAGAGAGTTAAAGGAGCTCATAGAACAGAATAATGACCCAAAAATTTCATATATGCTACTTCAACCAATCCCTAAACTTGTTGTTACCGTTGATAAAATACCTCTCAGAAAACCATCCAAAGTAGTTAATCAATTTGGAGTTACTAATAGGGATCATCCAGCCCTTGAGAAAACTCCGGAATTTCTGCCATTGAATTTTGAAACAGCACGTTTAATTGGTTTATGGATTGCGGAGGGATCTACTTCAAAAACAGGCGCTATACTTTTTGACATTGCCTCATATGAAGAGGATATAACCAGTTTTCTAATTCAGACGATATCTAAGTATTTCCCAAAAGCCAAGATTGTTGTGGAAGACAAAGAGAGGAATAGGCGTAGAATTAGATTCTGCAACAAGAGATTTGCTGAATGGCTGAGGAAAAATATAGGAGCCCATGCAGATAATAAAAGGATACCTGAAGTAATCCTATTTAATGGAAACAGGGAAGTAAAACTTGGACTATTAAAGGGATTAATAGAAGGCGATGGATATGTGAGGATAAACGCAAGGGACAGATCAAATTATATAACCTACTCTACAGTTTCCCCTCATCTTGCTTATCAACTTCAACTTTTACTTGCTTCATTGGGATATGTTTCTAGTGTTCGTTATTTTGATAGAAAGGATAAAAGATGGGGCAGAAAAGGATTGTATGAAGTAAGAATAAGTGGAAAAAGCTACTACTCACTTCTTGAAGAATTAGGGTATCCCCTGCCAAAGCTGGGAAATAGAGTTTATCAAGTCAATAAGATCTGGAATGGATACCTACTTTTGAAAGTTCGGAGGATTGAAGAGCAGGAATATGAGGGGGAAGTCTTTAATCTTGAAGTTGAAGATAATGAGAGCTATAGCGTTGGTTTCATTGTTCATAATTCAGCAGGTGTAAATCTTCCCTCATTTAGGGTTATAATCCGCGATACAAAGAGATACTCAACTTTCGGCTGGTCTGATATCCCCGTTCTTGAAATCCAGCAGATGATGGGAAGGGCTGGAAGGCCTAAATACGACAAAGAAGGCGAAGCTATTATCGTTGCAAAAACAGAAAAGCCAGAAGAACTCATGGAGAAATATATCTTTGGAAAGCCTGAAAAGCTATTCTCAATGCTCTCCAACGATGCTGCATTTAGAAGCCAAGTTTTAGCATTAATTACAAACTTTGGAGTTGAAAGCTTCCGTGAGTTGATACAGTTTTTGGAGAAGACCTTCTATTATTATCAGAGAAAAGACTTGGAAATTCTTGAAGGCAAGGCGAAGAGCATAGTTTACTTCCTCCTTGAGAACGAGTTCATAGATATTGACCTAAATGATCGCTTTATAGCGTTGCCCTTTGGTATAAGGACTTCCCAGCTCTATCTTGACCCTCTCACAGCTAAAAAATTCAAAGATGCTCTGCCTCAGATAGAGGAAAATCCAAATCCTCTTGGCATCTTCCAGCTTTTGGCATCAACTCCAGACATGGGAACGCTCAGCATAAAGAGGAAGGAGCAGGAGGATTATCTCGATTATGCTTATGAGATGGAGAGCTATTTATACCGCTCAATTCCTTACTGGGAGGACTACGAGTTTCAGAAGTTTTTGAGTGAAGTTAAGACAGCCAAGTTGCTCTTAGATTGGATCAATGAAGTAAGTGAAGCAAAGCTGATTGAGGCTTATGGGATTGATACTGGAGACTTGTATAGGATTATTGAGCTTGCAGACTGGTTAATGTATTCTCTCATTGAGCTTGCGAAGGTTCTCAATGCAAGGGGTGAGACGATTAAATACCTCAGGAGGCTCCATCTGAGGCTTAAGCATGGTGTTAGAGAAGAGCTGTTGGAATTGGTAGAGCTTCCAATGATTGGAAGGAAGAGAGCAAGGGCTTTGTACAATGCGGGCTTTAAAACCGTTAATGACATTGTAAAGGCTAAGCCGAGTGAGCTTTTAGCCGTTGAAGGCATTGGTGTTAAAGTTCTGGAGAGAATCTACAAGCATTTTGGGGTTGAGCTTCCATTGTTGAAAAATATTAAAGATTCTGACAAGTCAGAGGAAAAGAAATCCGAAGCAAACCCCAAGCCAAAGAAGGGAACTCTTGATTACTTTTTGAAGTGA
- a CDS encoding ABC transporter ATP-binding protein, whose amino-acid sequence MEKVLEVKHLKKYFPVKGLFFTKGWVKAVDDISFEIYRGETFGLVGESGCGKTTTGRTVLRLIEPTAGEILFEGKNVMGLKGDDLKWFRRKSQIMFQDPYSSLNPRQTVFEIIMEPVRFHGIEVDDPEEFVINLLESVGLNEMHLYRYPHEFSGGQRQRIALARIMALKPEFIVLDEPTSALDVSVQANILNTLKDLQEKHGFTYLFISHDLGVVKYMSHRMGVMYLGKLVEVGPADKIFENPLHPYTQMLLSAIPVPDPEMAKELKAKRKVIKGEPPSPINPPAGCRFHPRCPFAKDVCKKEEPPMVEVEKDHYVACWLYAKS is encoded by the coding sequence ATGGAGAAAGTGTTGGAAGTTAAACATCTCAAAAAGTACTTCCCCGTGAAAGGCTTATTCTTCACAAAAGGCTGGGTTAAAGCAGTTGATGACATAAGCTTTGAAATCTATAGGGGTGAAACTTTTGGCTTAGTAGGCGAGAGCGGCTGTGGTAAGACGACAACAGGAAGAACAGTCCTCCGTTTGATAGAGCCGACTGCCGGAGAAATTCTCTTTGAAGGCAAGAATGTTATGGGACTTAAAGGCGATGATCTCAAATGGTTTAGGAGGAAATCCCAAATAATGTTCCAAGACCCATATTCGTCTCTAAACCCAAGGCAGACAGTGTTTGAGATCATCATGGAGCCTGTGAGATTTCATGGCATTGAAGTTGATGACCCAGAGGAGTTCGTGATAAATCTTCTAGAAAGTGTTGGACTCAACGAGATGCACCTCTACAGATATCCTCACGAGTTCAGCGGTGGTCAGAGGCAGAGAATTGCTTTGGCTAGAATAATGGCGCTTAAGCCGGAGTTTATAGTGCTTGATGAGCCAACATCTGCTTTGGATGTTTCAGTCCAAGCGAACATCCTAAACACTCTCAAGGACTTGCAGGAAAAGCATGGATTTACATATCTCTTCATCTCCCACGATTTAGGTGTCGTCAAGTACATGAGTCACAGAATGGGAGTCATGTATCTTGGAAAGCTCGTCGAGGTTGGTCCAGCGGATAAAATCTTCGAAAATCCGCTCCACCCCTACACCCAAATGCTCCTCTCAGCTATCCCAGTTCCAGACCCAGAAATGGCTAAAGAACTTAAAGCAAAGCGTAAGGTCATTAAAGGAGAACCTCCGAGCCCAATAAATCCGCCAGCTGGATGCAGATTCCACCCAAGATGTCCGTTTGCAAAGGATGTGTGCAAAAAAGAGGAGCCTCCAATGGTCGAGGTTGAGAAAGACCATTATGTCGCTTGCTGGCTTTACGCTAAATCCTAA